One window of the Desulfofalx alkaliphila DSM 12257 genome contains the following:
- a CDS encoding endonuclease MutS2: MDEKTLIRLEFNKVRLQLAEYTGSNLGRELAEQLQPSTNIDTVLAWQAETTQARELMRFEPGCDFSGWHDVRSEISRLKRQALLSADELYRVGETLAASRRIKLFLTERKLKYPVLGDLAEGLVSLPAIEKEILAAILPGGEIDDNATAELAQIRRRIVNAQAKVKERLERIIRSPEKQKYLQEAIVTIRGDRYVVPVKLEYRQQIPGIVHDQSASGATVFVEPMGVVEANNEVRQLLAAEKQEIQRILTHLSGLAAGVVEDLAYCMELLGHLDFVLAKASYSRKLDAWQPKIVPDAVIDLKRARHPLLSGDVVPLDLNLGKDFTTLVITGPNTGGKTVALKTVGLFVLMTQAGLHIPADDGSLVGIFSQVFADIGDEQSIEQSLSTFSSHMTNIVDIINRAGQGSLVLMDELGSGTDPTEGSALAQALLEHLHSKGVCTIATTHYSELKSFAYANAGIENASVEFNSETLQPTYRMLIGKPGRSNAFEIASRLGLKKELVERAKEFLGKEQLQVADLMRQLEYTQQQAEKERQQAEQMRRDSQQLRDRYQRLEQELTARKDEILDKAREEARLIIKNASRQSEDIIKELRDRIAQQTAREQEEAIKQAREQLYQLHDKTVKKKIKRVQNHRPPKELKPGDEVFIPQYNQKGYVLDVGDNKQVTVQVGIMKVTVEKEQLQLTTAPKEEAGKSQYGRMIMNKAKTISNSLDMRGMLAEEAVLEMDKYLDDAFLTGLKQVNLIHGKGTGALRAAVHRELKGHPRVKNFRLGEIGEGGAGVTVVDLK, from the coding sequence ATGGATGAAAAAACCTTAATCCGACTGGAATTTAACAAGGTGCGTTTACAGCTGGCGGAATATACCGGCTCAAACCTGGGCAGGGAGTTGGCGGAGCAATTGCAACCCAGCACCAACATAGATACCGTATTAGCTTGGCAGGCGGAAACCACCCAGGCAAGGGAGTTAATGCGCTTTGAGCCGGGTTGCGATTTTAGCGGCTGGCATGATGTGCGCAGTGAAATATCGCGATTGAAACGGCAGGCACTCTTGTCTGCCGATGAACTTTATCGTGTGGGGGAAACACTGGCAGCCTCCAGAAGAATTAAACTATTCTTAACAGAGCGCAAGCTAAAATACCCTGTACTGGGAGATTTGGCTGAAGGGCTGGTTAGTCTACCGGCTATCGAAAAAGAAATTCTTGCTGCCATACTTCCCGGTGGAGAGATAGATGATAACGCCACTGCGGAATTAGCCCAAATTCGCAGGCGAATAGTCAATGCCCAGGCCAAGGTTAAAGAGCGTTTAGAGCGCATTATTCGCTCACCGGAAAAGCAAAAATACCTGCAGGAGGCCATCGTCACCATCAGAGGGGACAGATATGTGGTGCCGGTAAAACTGGAGTATCGCCAGCAGATTCCGGGTATAGTGCACGATCAGTCTGCCAGTGGGGCCACTGTCTTTGTGGAACCCATGGGTGTAGTGGAGGCAAATAATGAAGTGCGGCAACTGCTCGCCGCAGAAAAACAAGAAATACAGCGGATATTAACTCATCTTAGCGGTTTGGCAGCAGGGGTAGTGGAGGATTTGGCTTACTGCATGGAATTACTGGGTCATTTAGACTTTGTGCTGGCAAAGGCCTCTTACAGCCGCAAATTGGATGCCTGGCAGCCTAAAATTGTGCCGGATGCGGTAATAGATCTGAAGAGAGCAAGGCACCCGCTGCTAAGCGGTGATGTGGTGCCCTTGGACTTAAACCTGGGCAAAGATTTTACTACCCTGGTAATTACCGGTCCCAACACCGGGGGTAAAACTGTGGCTTTAAAGACTGTGGGTTTATTTGTGCTGATGACCCAGGCAGGCCTACACATTCCGGCAGATGACGGTTCCCTGGTGGGAATTTTTAGCCAGGTTTTTGCTGACATCGGGGACGAACAGAGTATTGAACAGTCCTTAAGTACCTTCTCTTCCCACATGACAAACATTGTTGATATTATCAATAGGGCCGGCCAAGGCAGCTTGGTCTTGATGGATGAATTGGGTTCTGGCACCGATCCCACCGAGGGATCGGCCCTGGCCCAAGCCTTATTAGAACACCTGCACAGTAAAGGGGTGTGTACCATTGCCACCACCCATTACAGTGAACTGAAGAGCTTTGCCTATGCCAATGCCGGTATTGAAAATGCCAGCGTGGAGTTCAATAGCGAAACGCTGCAGCCCACCTATCGAATGTTAATTGGCAAACCGGGTCGCAGCAATGCCTTTGAAATTGCCAGCCGCTTGGGCTTGAAAAAGGAATTGGTAGAAAGGGCTAAGGAGTTTTTGGGTAAAGAACAATTACAGGTAGCTGATTTAATGCGGCAACTGGAATATACCCAGCAGCAGGCAGAAAAAGAGCGGCAGCAGGCCGAGCAAATGCGCCGGGACAGCCAACAGCTAAGAGATAGATACCAAAGGCTTGAACAGGAGCTAACCGCTCGCAAGGACGAAATATTGGATAAAGCCAGGGAAGAAGCCAGGTTAATAATTAAAAATGCCAGCCGGCAGTCTGAAGACATCATCAAAGAACTAAGGGATAGGATAGCGCAACAAACTGCCCGGGAACAGGAAGAAGCAATTAAACAGGCCAGGGAACAACTGTACCAATTACATGATAAGACCGTTAAAAAGAAAATAAAAAGGGTACAAAACCACCGGCCGCCTAAGGAGTTAAAACCGGGAGACGAGGTGTTTATACCCCAGTACAACCAAAAGGGTTATGTGCTTGATGTGGGAGATAACAAGCAGGTGACGGTGCAGGTGGGCATCATGAAAGTGACGGTAGAAAAGGAACAATTGCAATTGACAACCGCACCAAAAGAAGAAGCCGGTAAAAGCCAGTATGGCAGGATGATTATGAATAAGGCAAAGACAATTAGCAATAGCTTGGATATGCGAGGCATGCTGGCAGAGGAAGCAGTGCTGGAAATGGATAAGTACCTGGATGATGCTTTTCTGACCGGCTTGAAACAGGTGAATCTAATCCACGGAAAAGGCACCGGCGCACTGCGTGCGGCGGTGCATCGGGAATTAAAGGGCCACCCCCGGGTAAAAAACTTCCGGCTGGGCGAAATAGGAGAAGGGGGCGCCGGCGTTACGGTGGTAGATTTAAAGTAA
- a CDS encoding DUF3656 domain-containing U32 family peptidase, which produces MYKPELLAPAGSWEALVAAVQNGADAVYLGGKAFNARQSAANFDDELLAKAVDYCHVRGVKVFVTVNIIIAENELSEALDFLYHLHNIGVDAVIVQDLGLARLARQVLPELPLHASTQMTVHNTAGVELLQQSGFERIVLSREMDLEGIRKVKEHTGAELEVFIHGALCICYSGQCLMSSLIGGRSGNRGRCAQPCRLQYQLVGKDGKPLVNPAKAGEYLLSPRDLNLSNHIPDLIKAGINSFKIEGRMKRPEYVATVIRIYRHLIDQALSGEEYGVDATLARELTQIFNRDFSTGYFYGNPGIDLMSYKRPNNRGVLLGRVKRFSKDSDLVELALQEPLRVGDGIEVWVTQGGRVGVEVPFIIVKGRRVESAAAGSDVWIPVRGKVRPGDRVFKTHDAELMERARASYSSSKEICSIPLKFTVQAQEGQPLYLRVEDPEGFTAEGYSQTVGQRAEKRPLTEEFLAKQLNRLGNTPFALDRLQCKISGDVMYPVRVINELRRSVLEDLERHRSAAFSREKLSPQVFSGRVKESMAELDKAQPLPQGKPKLAVNVTQLAAVKAVVDAGAQVVYFGGESYRSAKPVTPQQVQQAADYCHQRGVELVLSTPRILQDDELQSFNRFLEQVLSQVQGVLVGNLGLLKQLSQGRQQIIADFPLNAFNSSTLALLAESNAVRATLSPELTMNQIKELVPRATLPLEAVVHGALPVMVTEHCTMAGLLGGMDIKNRCSKPCRNTGCGLKDRKGVVFPVEVDQFCHQHIFNSKELCLLDDLGILAEAGVSAVRIDARIMDAQRASQVTAAYVQILDLWPNKQWQQAAAAAKEKLERNSEEFTKGHYYRGVV; this is translated from the coding sequence ATGTATAAACCGGAACTCCTTGCACCTGCAGGTTCGTGGGAGGCCTTGGTGGCTGCCGTACAAAACGGTGCCGACGCTGTCTATCTGGGCGGTAAGGCATTTAATGCCCGTCAATCGGCGGCAAATTTCGATGATGAGTTATTGGCTAAGGCGGTGGATTATTGCCATGTGCGGGGTGTCAAGGTATTTGTTACCGTAAACATTATAATTGCAGAAAATGAATTATCTGAGGCCCTGGACTTTCTTTATCACCTGCACAACATAGGGGTGGATGCGGTAATAGTGCAGGACCTTGGCTTGGCAAGGCTGGCCCGCCAAGTGCTTCCGGAACTGCCCTTGCATGCCAGCACACAAATGACAGTGCATAACACTGCCGGTGTTGAGTTGCTGCAGCAGTCCGGTTTTGAGCGGATAGTGCTTTCAAGGGAAATGGATTTAGAGGGCATTAGGAAGGTAAAGGAGCATACGGGGGCAGAACTGGAAGTATTTATCCATGGGGCCCTGTGTATTTGTTACTCCGGCCAGTGCCTGATGTCCAGTTTAATAGGTGGGCGCAGCGGTAATCGGGGACGCTGTGCCCAGCCCTGTAGGCTGCAGTATCAGCTGGTGGGCAAGGACGGCAAGCCCCTGGTAAATCCTGCAAAGGCGGGGGAGTACCTGCTGAGCCCCAGGGACTTAAATTTAAGCAACCATATACCTGACTTAATAAAGGCAGGCATTAATTCCTTTAAAATAGAGGGGCGCATGAAACGGCCGGAGTATGTGGCAACGGTAATCCGCATCTATCGCCATCTGATAGATCAAGCCCTATCCGGTGAGGAATACGGTGTTGATGCCACCCTTGCCAGGGAATTAACTCAAATATTTAACAGGGACTTTTCCACCGGCTATTTTTACGGCAATCCGGGCATAGATCTGATGAGCTATAAACGCCCCAACAATCGCGGTGTACTGCTGGGAAGGGTTAAACGGTTCAGCAAAGACAGTGACTTGGTGGAGTTAGCACTGCAGGAACCACTGCGCGTAGGTGACGGTATAGAAGTTTGGGTTACCCAAGGCGGCCGGGTAGGTGTAGAGGTTCCCTTTATAATTGTGAAAGGCCGGCGGGTTGAAAGTGCCGCTGCGGGCAGTGATGTATGGATTCCCGTTCGCGGCAAGGTTAGACCGGGAGACCGGGTATTTAAAACCCATGATGCAGAATTAATGGAGCGTGCCCGGGCCAGCTACAGTTCCAGCAAGGAAATTTGCAGCATACCGCTAAAATTCACTGTCCAGGCCCAAGAGGGTCAACCCCTATATCTTAGGGTGGAAGATCCTGAGGGTTTTACAGCCGAGGGTTATTCCCAGACAGTGGGGCAGCGGGCGGAAAAAAGGCCGCTCACAGAGGAGTTCTTAGCAAAACAACTGAACAGGTTGGGCAATACCCCCTTTGCCCTGGACCGGCTGCAATGTAAGATAAGCGGTGATGTGATGTACCCGGTGCGGGTGATTAATGAGCTGCGGCGTAGTGTCTTGGAAGACCTGGAAAGGCATAGAAGTGCGGCATTTTCCCGGGAGAAGCTTTCGCCCCAGGTGTTTTCCGGCAGAGTAAAGGAATCAATGGCAGAGTTAGATAAAGCACAGCCGCTTCCACAGGGCAAACCAAAGCTGGCGGTGAATGTCACACAGCTTGCTGCTGTCAAAGCAGTGGTAGATGCCGGTGCCCAGGTGGTATATTTTGGCGGCGAAAGTTACCGTTCTGCCAAGCCTGTTACACCACAGCAGGTACAGCAGGCAGCAGACTATTGTCACCAACGGGGTGTGGAGCTGGTCTTGTCCACTCCCCGCATATTGCAGGATGACGAACTGCAGAGCTTCAATCGCTTTTTAGAGCAAGTATTATCCCAGGTGCAAGGTGTGCTGGTTGGTAACTTAGGGCTATTAAAGCAGTTAAGCCAAGGCCGGCAGCAAATAATAGCGGACTTTCCGTTAAATGCTTTTAACAGCTCAACTCTTGCCTTGCTGGCAGAAAGCAATGCTGTACGGGCCACCCTCTCGCCGGAGCTTACCATGAATCAGATTAAAGAATTGGTACCCCGGGCAACTTTACCACTGGAAGCAGTGGTTCATGGGGCTCTGCCGGTGATGGTCACCGAGCATTGCACCATGGCCGGCTTGCTTGGGGGTATGGATATAAAAAATAGGTGTTCCAAGCCCTGCCGGAACACCGGCTGTGGTTTAAAGGACCGCAAAGGGGTTGTTTTTCCGGTGGAGGTAGATCAGTTTTGCCATCAACACATTTTTAACTCCAAAGAGTTGTGCTTGCTGGACGATCTAGGTATATTGGCGGAGGCAGGGGTATCTGCAGTGCGCATTGATGCCAGAATAATGGACGCCCAGAGGGCCTCCCAGGTGACAGCGGCCTATGTACAGATATTGGATCTGTGGCCTAATAAACAATGGCAGCAAGCAGCTGCTGCGGCAAAGGAAAAACTGGAGCGTAATTCTGAAGAATTCACAAAGGGACATTATTATCGTGGAGTAGTATAA
- a CDS encoding AzlC family ABC transporter permease, translating into METKIASNETAEPMTINDGLKLGLPIAIGYIPSAIAFGLLAKSAGLPDHISIMMSFFVFAGASQFMAVNLLTLGVVYWEIVLATFILNSRHFLMSAALSQRVRQGTSKKWLSLVSFGVTDETFAVASLSTKKPLSPKFLLGLNFIAFFAWNVGTWVGVFLAAGLPEALKTSMGMALYAMFIGLLVPSLRKSLPVLTVALMAMVIHSVLYWVPMFSGISSGWSIIIATIIAATAGTVLFPRGVNN; encoded by the coding sequence TTGGAAACGAAAATAGCATCTAATGAAACCGCTGAACCAATGACCATAAATGACGGGTTAAAGCTTGGCCTGCCCATTGCCATAGGCTACATACCCAGCGCCATTGCCTTTGGTTTATTGGCTAAGTCGGCCGGCCTTCCGGATCACATCAGTATAATGATGTCTTTTTTTGTTTTTGCCGGGGCCAGCCAGTTTATGGCAGTAAATCTACTTACACTGGGAGTTGTGTACTGGGAAATTGTTTTAGCCACCTTTATCTTAAATTCACGCCACTTTTTAATGTCTGCTGCACTTTCCCAACGGGTACGGCAGGGCACATCAAAGAAATGGCTGTCTCTGGTTTCCTTTGGTGTTACCGACGAAACCTTTGCTGTGGCATCCCTAAGCACTAAGAAGCCTTTAAGCCCCAAGTTTCTCTTAGGGCTAAATTTTATTGCCTTTTTTGCTTGGAATGTAGGTACATGGGTGGGCGTTTTTTTGGCCGCAGGGTTACCTGAAGCTTTAAAGACCAGCATGGGCATGGCCCTTTACGCCATGTTTATTGGCCTGCTGGTTCCGTCCCTAAGAAAATCTTTACCTGTATTGACAGTTGCCTTGATGGCAATGGTTATTCACTCGGTACTTTACTGGGTTCCCATGTTCTCTGGGATTTCTTCGGGCTGGAGTATCATTATCGCTACAATAATTGCCGCCACAGCGGGTACTGTATTGTTTCCCAGAGGGGTGAATAATTAA
- a CDS encoding AzlD domain-containing protein yields the protein MDKLIFLVIAMAIVTYLPRMLPMVLLSNIQLPPYLHTFFEFIPFAALGALIFPGILSSTGSTDSAMAGCIVAIAIAYCRLNLMFVVIGGILGVFVWEMFF from the coding sequence ATGGACAAGCTGATATTCTTGGTAATTGCCATGGCCATAGTAACTTATCTGCCACGTATGCTGCCTATGGTTTTATTAAGTAACATTCAACTGCCGCCCTACTTGCACACTTTTTTTGAGTTTATACCCTTTGCTGCCTTGGGAGCCCTTATCTTTCCCGGCATTTTATCATCCACCGGCAGCACCGATTCTGCAATGGCAGGATGCATTGTGGCCATAGCAATAGCTTATTGCAGGTTAAATTTAATGTTTGTGGTTATAGGCGGTATTTTGGGCGTATTTGTATGGGAAATGTTTTTCTAG